One window of Saccharopolyspora phatthalungensis genomic DNA carries:
- a CDS encoding leucyl aminopeptidase encodes MADPALPVIPTSLVEVDVVRQWRDGVPGAVAVFDGASGPDLAAAAEPFDVDIAVLQAVGASATAGDVRALPLPAGGVGWVVGVGSGAAVQWRSAGAALARALRERLGEAAESEDEVGDLGDASEADYLQIRLPDSVDGDTVSALTLGLALGGYRFRVTGKPAPPRLRKVLLVAPDGADAEALGAQARRARELAAATSLARDLANAPSNIKDPAWFTGVAAELAADIANLSATVRDEKWLADNGFGGILAVGGGSSRPPRLLELSYRPKDVEGPHLILVGKGVTFDTGGISIKPAEGMHLMRTDMSGGGAVIGALLAIARLELPVRVTGLVPSAENHVSGSAYRPGDVVRHYGGTTTEVSNTDAEGRMVLADALAYAVDRLEPDLLVDVATLTGAMKVALGLRTGGMFATDGELADRIGQAGERVGEAWWRMPLLEDHAEDVKGQLADVKQTPPGPGGITAALFLREFTGGLPWAHLDIAGPARADKDYAEVVSGGTGFAARSLVEFAATLPEWGDFKGNPHADLH; translated from the coding sequence ATGGCGGACCCGGCGCTGCCTGTGATCCCGACCTCACTGGTCGAAGTGGACGTCGTGCGGCAGTGGCGGGATGGCGTGCCCGGCGCAGTCGCGGTCTTCGACGGGGCCTCGGGCCCGGACTTGGCCGCCGCCGCCGAACCGTTCGATGTGGACATCGCGGTGTTGCAAGCCGTAGGTGCGTCGGCCACCGCTGGTGATGTCCGGGCGTTGCCGTTGCCCGCCGGCGGCGTCGGCTGGGTCGTGGGCGTCGGTTCGGGGGCGGCCGTGCAGTGGCGCAGCGCCGGGGCGGCGCTGGCGCGAGCGTTGCGCGAGCGACTGGGCGAGGCGGCCGAGTCCGAGGACGAGGTTGGTGACCTCGGGGACGCGTCCGAGGCGGACTATCTCCAGATCCGGCTGCCCGACAGCGTCGACGGGGACACCGTGTCGGCGCTGACGCTAGGCCTGGCGCTGGGCGGGTACCGGTTCCGGGTAACCGGCAAGCCGGCTCCCCCGCGCCTGCGGAAGGTCTTGCTGGTGGCGCCGGACGGTGCCGACGCGGAGGCGCTCGGTGCGCAGGCCCGGCGGGCCCGCGAGCTGGCGGCGGCCACCTCGCTGGCCCGCGATCTGGCCAATGCCCCCTCAAACATCAAGGATCCGGCCTGGTTCACCGGGGTCGCCGCCGAGCTGGCCGCCGACATCGCGAACCTCAGCGCCACGGTGCGGGACGAGAAGTGGCTCGCCGACAACGGTTTCGGCGGGATTCTCGCGGTCGGCGGCGGCTCGTCGCGGCCGCCCCGGTTGCTGGAGCTGAGCTACCGGCCGAAGGACGTCGAGGGGCCGCACCTGATTTTGGTGGGCAAGGGCGTCACCTTCGACACCGGTGGCATCTCGATCAAGCCCGCCGAGGGCATGCACCTGATGCGCACCGACATGTCCGGCGGTGGGGCGGTGATCGGCGCGCTGCTGGCCATTGCGCGGCTGGAGCTGCCGGTGCGGGTGACCGGTCTGGTGCCGTCGGCGGAAAATCACGTGTCCGGCAGCGCTTACCGGCCCGGCGACGTCGTCCGGCACTACGGCGGCACGACCACGGAGGTCAGCAACACCGACGCCGAGGGACGGATGGTGCTCGCCGATGCCCTCGCGTACGCCGTGGACCGGCTCGAACCCGACCTGCTGGTCGACGTCGCAACGCTGACCGGCGCGATGAAGGTCGCGTTGGGCCTGCGCACCGGCGGGATGTTCGCCACCGACGGGGAGCTGGCCGACCGCATCGGGCAGGCCGGGGAGCGGGTCGGCGAGGCGTGGTGGCGGATGCCGCTGCTGGAGGACCACGCCGAGGACGTGAAGGGCCAGCTCGCCGACGTCAAGCAGACCCCGCCGGGGCCGGGTGGCATCACCGCCGCGCTGTTCCTGCGCGAGTTCACCGGCGGTCTGCCGTGGGCGCACCTGGACATCGCCGGCCCGGCCCGGGCCGACAAGGACTACGCCGAGGTGGTGTCGGGCGGCACCGGTTTCGCGGCCCGCAGTCTCGTCGAATTCGCCGCGACCCTGCCAGAGTGGGGCGATTTCAAGGGAAATCCGCACGCCGATCTCCATTGA
- a CDS encoding DUF3117 domain-containing protein, whose amino-acid sequence MAAMKPRTGDGPLEVTKEGRGIVMRVPLEGGGRLVVEMSVEEAKNLGDALESATG is encoded by the coding sequence ATGGCGGCCATGAAGCCCCGGACCGGTGACGGTCCCCTCGAGGTGACTAAGGAGGGACGTGGAATTGTGATGCGCGTCCCGCTTGAGGGTGGGGGGCGGCTCGTCGTCGAGATGTCGGTCGAGGAGGCCAAGAACCTGGGCGATGCCCTGGAGTCGGCCACCGGCTGA